The Lynx canadensis isolate LIC74 chromosome D1, mLynCan4.pri.v2, whole genome shotgun sequence genome has a segment encoding these proteins:
- the LOC115526179 gene encoding olfactory receptor 1052-like, translating into MAGWNQTGVKEFLLVGLTENPNLQIPLFFLFTLIYSITLAGNWGMIILIWLNTQLHTPMYFFLSNLSFCDICYSTVFAPKMLVNFLSKHKASTFSGCVLQSFFFAVYVTTEGILLSMMAYDRYVAIANPLSYTLIMTQKVCIQMVLASYLGGLINSLTHTIGLLKLDFCGPNIVNHYFCDIPPLLRLSCSDAHNNEMLLLVFSGVIAMFTFTIIMVSYTCIIIAIQRIRSAEGRHKAFSTCASHLTAVTLFYGSVTFSYIQPSSQYSLEQEKVSAVFYTLVIPMLNPLIYSLRNKDVKEAAKRSMWWKRTPT; encoded by the coding sequence ATGGCAGGTTGGAACCAGACAGGGGTGAAGGAATTCCTTCTGGTAGGTTTAACTGAAAACCCTAATTTGCAgatccctctctttttccttttcacccTTATTTATTCCATCACTCTGGCAGGTAATTGGGGGATGATTATCTTGATCTGGTTAAATACCCAACTTCATACTCCAATGTACTTTTTCCTTAGCAACCTCTCTTTTTGTGATATCTGCTACTCTACTGTCTTTGCTCCAAAGATGTTGGTCAATTTTCTATCAAAACACAAAGCTAGCACATTTTCTGGTTGTGTTctacagagtttcttttttgcAGTTTATGTAACCACAGAGGGCATCCTTCTGTCTATGATGGCTTATGACCGCTATGTGGCAATAGCTAATCCCTTGTCGTATACACTCATAATGACCCAGAAGGTTTGTATTCAGATGGTCCTTGCGTCATACTTGGGTGGGCTCATTAATTCGTTGACACACACAATAGGTTTGCTCAAGCTAGATTTCTGTGGTCCTAACATCGTGAATCATTATTTCTGTGACATTCCGCCTCTTCTGAGACTCTCTTGCTCTGATGCCCATAACAATGAGATGCTACTTTTGGTTTTCTCTGGGGTCATTGCAATGTTCACTTTCACTATCATCATGGTCTCTTATACGTGCATCATCATTGCCATCCAGAGAATCCGCTCAGCTGAGGGGAGGCACAAAGCCTTCTCCACTTGCGCCTCTCACCTCACTGCTGTGACCTTATTCTATGGGTCTGTAACCTTTAGTTACATCCAGCCAAGTTCTCAGTATTCCCTGGAACAGGAGAAAGTCTCTGCTGTGTTTTATACATTGGTTATCCCCATGCTGAACCCACTGATTTATAGCCTACGCAATAAGGATGTAAAAGAGGCAGCAAAAAGGTCAATGTGGTGGAAGAGAACCCCCACCTGA
- the LOC115526388 gene encoding olfactory receptor 8I2 encodes MTGNNFTEITLFILSGFANHPELQVSLFLMFLFIYLFTVLGNLGLIMLIRIDSHLRTPMYFFLSNLAFIDIFYSSTVTPKALVNFQSKQKTISFVACFVQMYFFVGLVCSECFLLGSMAYDRYVAICSPLLYSVVMSRKVCNGLGGMPYAIGFTNSLISVCVISSLAFCDSSINHFFCDTTALLALSCADAFSTEMVIFVLAGTTLLSSLLIITVTYVAIILAILKIQSAAGRQKAFSTCASHLMGVTIFYGSLIFTYLQPDNTSSLTQAQVASVFYTIVIPMLNPLIYSLRNRDVKNALLRVMHRKLFS; translated from the coding sequence ATGACTGGGAACAATTTCACTGAGATCACTCTCTTCATCCTCTCTGGATTTGCAAATCACCCGGAACTACAAGTCAGTCTTTTCTTAATGTTCctctttatttatctgttcactgTTCTGGGGAACCTTGGGCTGATCATGTTAATCAGAATTGACTCTCATCTTCGCACACCTATGTACTTTTTTCTTAGCAACTTAGCAtttattgacatattttattcttccacTGTAACACCCAAGGCGCTGGTAAATTTCCAATCCAAACAGAAAACCATCTCTTTTGTTGCCTGCTTTGTTCAAATGTACTTTTTTGTGGGTTTGGTGTGTAGTGAGTGTTTTCTTTTGGGATcaatggcctatgaccgctacgtAGCAATCTGCAGTCCCTTATTGTACTCAGTGGTTATGTCCCGGAAAGTGTGCAACGGGCTGGGAGGCATGCCATATGCAATAGGCTTCACGAATTCTCTGATATCCGTCTGTGTGATAAGCAGCTTGGCATTCTGTGATTCCAGCATCAATCATTTCTTCTGTGATACCACAGCTCTTTTGGCCCTGTCTTGTGCGGATGCGTTCAGCACAGAAATGGTGATCTTTGTCTTAGCTGGGACCACTCTTCTTAGCTCTCTGCTCATCATCACAGTCACTTACGTTGCCATCATCTTGGCCATTCTCAAGATCCAGTCTGCAGCAGGCAGACAGAAGGCCTTTTCCACCTGTGCTTCCCACCTCATGGGCGTCACTATCTTCTATGGGTCCCTGATTTTCACGTATTTGCAGCCTGATAACACATCATCCCTGACCCAGGCACAGGTGGCGTCCGTATTCTATACCATCGTCATTCCGATGCTGAATCCACTGATCTATAGTCTGAGGAACAGAGATGTGAAAAATGCTCTCCTGAGAGTCATGCATAGAAAACTTTTTTCATGA
- the LOC115526142 gene encoding LOW QUALITY PROTEIN: olfactory receptor 1052-like (The sequence of the model RefSeq protein was modified relative to this genomic sequence to represent the inferred CDS: inserted 2 bases in 1 codon), which translates to MVWHDYSQFIPVLSLTGAKKHXRMADDNLTLVTEFILLGLTDRPELKAVLFAPFLLIYTISLVGNLGMLFLIQITPKLHTPMYHFLSCLSFVDACYSSVFAPKMLLNFFVERETISFSACIVQYFFFVSLLTTEGFLLAAMAYDRYVAIVNPLLYTVAMTKIVCVVLVIGSCVGGLINSLTHTIGLVKLSFCGPNIISHFFCDLPPLLKLSCSDTSLNELLLLIFSGIIAIVTFLTVMISYIFIVAAILRIRSAAGRQKAFSTCASHLTAVTLFYGSVSFSYIQPSSQYSLEQEKVVSVLYTLVIPMLNPMIYSLRNKEVKDAVKKAIEMKYFPC; encoded by the exons ATGGTGTGGCATGATTATTCTCAATTTATTCCAGTCTTATCATTAACAGGTGCCAAGAAACA ACGCATGGCTGATGATAATTTGACACTGGTTACAGAGTTTATCCTTTTGGGACTGACAGACCGTCCTGAACTGAAAGCGGTCCTCTTTGCACCATTCCTTCTGATCTACACCATATCGTTGGTGGGGAATCTAGGAATGCTCTTTCTAATCCAAATAACTCCCAAACTCCACACACCCATGTATCATTTCCTTAGCTGCCTGTCATTTGTTGATGCCTGTTATTCGTCTGTCTTTGCACCAAAAATGCTGCTCAACTTCTTTGTTGAACGGGAGACAATCTCATTCTCTGCATGCATCgtgcaatattttttctttgtgtcacTCCTTACCACTGAGGGCTTCTTGCTGGCGGCAATGGCTTATGACCGCTACGTGGCCATCGTGAACCCTTTACTTTATACAGTGGCGATGACTAAAATAGTTTGCGTTGTCCTGGTCATTGGGTCATGTGTAGGAGGCTTAATCAACTCGTTGACACACACAATTGGCTTGGTGAAATTGTCTTTCTGTGGGCCAAACATCATCAGTCACTTCTTCTGTGACCTTCCCCCACTGTTGAAGCTGTCGTGTTCTGACACGTCCCTGAATGAACTGTTGCTTTTAATCTTTTCTGGAATTATTGCCATCGTCACTTTCTTGACTGTGATGATCTCCTACATCTTCATTGTTGCCGCCATCCTGAGGATCCGCTCAGCAGCAGGAAGACAAAAAGCCTTCTCTACCTGTGCTTCGCATCTAACGGCCGTGACTTTATTCTATGGCTCTGTAAGCTTTAGTTACATTCAACCAAGTTCCCAATATTCCTTAGAACAAGAGAAGGTGGTGTCTGTGCTTTATACCTTGGTGATTCCTATGTTAAACCCAATGATTTACAGCCTGAGGAATAAGGAAGTAAAGGATGCCGTGAAAAAGGCTATAGAAATGAAATACTTCCCTTGTTAA
- the LOC115526387 gene encoding olfactory receptor 1052-like: MANRNVSVVTEFILLGLTDNPELNTVLFVLFLSIYFVTVVGNVWIIAIIWASTQLHSPKYFFLCQLAFLDFCYSSVFIPKMLVNYLAGQKVISYHGCLLQYSFVSMILTTECFLLAAMAYDRYVAICRPLHYKGLMTPTFCTHLVAACYLLGSASSLTHLRGLLSLSFCGPNVINHYFCDIPLLFQLSCSDTQHNKILLTVLSGMTSVTTFLMVVGSYVGILLTVLKSPSTRSRYKAFSTCVSHLTVVTLFYGTVIFTYLGSSSSYAPDRAKILSMFYTLLLPILNFLIYSVRNTEANEAMKRIIVRKIFAL, translated from the coding sequence atggccaacagaaatGTCAGTGTGGTAACTGAATTCATCCTCCTTGGGCTGACTGATAACCCTGAACTGAATACTGTCCtttttgtgctgtttctctccatttattttgtcacCGTGGTGGGCAATGTTTGGATTATAGCAATAATCTGGGCTAGTACCCAGCTCCATTCCCCCAAGTACTTTTTCCTTTGCCAGCTGGCTTTCTTGGATTTCTGCTATTCGTCAGTCTTTATCCCTAAAATGTTGGTGAATTACCTAGCAGGACAGAAAGTCATCTCCTATCACGGTTGCCTCCTTCAGTATTCCTTTGTCAGCATGATCCTGACCACTGAATGTTTCCTGCTGGCggccatggcctatgaccgctatgtcGCCATTTGCCGCCCGCTTCACTACAAAGGCCTCATGACCCCCACGTTCTGCACCCACTTGGTGGCTGCTTGCTACCTGCTAGGTTCTGCCAGCTCACTCACCCACCTGAGAGGCTTGCTCAGCCTGTCTTTCTGTGGGCCCAACGTCATCAACCATTACTTCTGTGACATCCCACTGCTCTTTCAACTGTCCTGTTCGGACACCCAACACAACAAGATTTTACTTACCGTCCTCTCTGGAATGACATCGGTGACCACCTTCCTGATGGTGGTTGGTTCCTATGTGGGAATCCTGCTCACTGTCCTGAAGTCACCCTCCACAAGGAGCCGATATAAAGCGTTCTCCACGTGTGTATCTCACCTAACAGTAGTGACTCTCTTCTACGGAACAGTGATATTTACTTATCTGGGAAGCAGTTCCAGCTACGCACCAGATAGAGCCAAAATCCTGTCCATGTTTTACACCCTTTTGCTGCCAATCCTAAATTTCCTGATATACAGTGTGAGAAACACAGAGGCCAACGAAGCAATGAAAAGAATTAttgtgagaaaaatatttgctctctga